tatgttTCATTTCCCCACTGTGAGGAGCAGCACTGACAgatacagacacagacagagggacatgCGTCTGTCCAACAGCAGATGGaaattacaataaataaataaattattaataataataataataaaagaagaaTACATTTACTATGCATGCACTTACACTCTCACCTGGATAAAATTCTgagaaaatgtatttaaaaatcttTTGAACTAAGATTTACCTACTAAAACTGTCTAAattaaaagaaaatgaaaacgACTTGAAACTAACAAAACTAAATTAAATCCAAAAGACAAACTGAAATTCAAACTCAAGTTAGAACgaaaaattttttgaaaaaataatgaataaaacaaaatattattAATCGTCTCACTGTCTTGTGCTAAAAAGCTTGCTATTCAAATAAGCCACACCCCCTCTGGGTTACAGTGACATCACAACCTATTTGCATATTTCAGCTTGTAAATTTTTTCCGTGTTGAGGTTACACTAGTAAAAGTTACACCAACCCGAGACTCACACTGTATATTTGTCGTCTGACGATGcttttacacattttatttaATTCAAACATCTTCcaggacggggcggcacggtggtgtagtggttagcgctgtcgcctcacagtaagaaggtcctgggttcgagccccgtggccggggagggcccttctatgcggagtttgcatgttgtccgcgtgggtttcctccgggtgctccggtttcccccacagtccaaagacatgcaggttaggttaactggtgactctaaattgagcgtaggtgtgaatgtgagtgtgaatggttgtctgtgtctatgtgtcagccctgtgatgacctggcgacttgtccagggtgaaccccgcctttcgcccgtagtcagctgggataggatccagctcgcctgcgaccctgtagaacaggataaagcggctacagataatgagatgagatcttccaggACTTTTAGTACCAACAGAACCTTTAAGCACCTAACGCTCATGTGATGTGAGGACACACCTCTGAATCCAGGTCCAGTGTGAGCGTGAGCCGGACAAACTGCGCCAGACAGTCTTCTCCAGTGGAGGGGTGGAGGATCACACTGACTCTCcatcctctacacacacacacacacacacacacacacacatctcaggcATGTCTCGAAGAAGAAACACCACATGGTCACACAAGTATGTAAACATCTCATTCCAAAAGCATTAAGAAGGAGCAGTCTCTCGTTTTCTGCCATCAACTTCCTCCATTCTTCTGGAGAAGGTTCTCCACTCCATCCTGGAACACTGTTCTGGAGAGTCACCTCGTCTCCATCACAGGAGCCTGATGAAAGCTGGATCGCAGTCAGCGTTCTACCTCATCACCAACAGGTTCTCCAAACCACAGTCCACTTCAGACTTCTTGGGTGTGGACCTGTTCATAAAGCTCCCAAGGAAAAGTTCTTGCACTGGAGCTGATTCCAGGTTCAATCTGAAACCCGGAGGGGAGTGTGGGTTCTCTCAAACACCTCCACTTCACTAAAATGGCACTCGCATTTCAGAAATCTGATACAAGTTCATCAGTAGAACCCCAAGATCCTGTCAGTGTTTGTGCAATGAGACTGAACAGCTGTGTGTCACTGAAACATCTGGATTCATTAGTGAATGATGTATGTATTTATAATGAAATGAAGGATCTTTACCCATCATCATCATTCCGGGTGACGGTCAGCTGATCCAGATAGATGGACTGCAGAACCTCAATCTCACACAGGacactgcaaacaacaacaacaacagcaatgctgtgattatgatgatgatgatgatgattataatGACTGGCACAGCTCAACACTCTGCTCACTGCTGGGTCTCAAATGACCTGAAACTAATCTCAACAAAATCACACACGTCTTTATCCAGTCTGAAGAAATCAAAAGTGATATTTTATAAAGAATGATTAGTTAGTAAACCGGAACTCGCCGCTAACGAACAAAATAAACAGCTAGCAACAACAGCTAGCAGGGCTTTAGCTCATTGCGCGAACACTACTCAGTTTCACGGGCTCAGAATTAGCATTTAGCCTCAGCTTAGCTTAGCATAACAAAACATCTTCTAAAAACTCCTCCATGCTGAACCCGCGCAGACTCCGCGGCTCTCAGAGGGAGAGCTGGGTTTCAGCCCGCAGCACTCACTCGCTCTCAGCCGCCATCTTTCCCAGCTGGCTGATGACGTCACAAGCCCCCTCAGAAACCCCTCCCAAACAAGGCGGCCCTTATTTCGTCACGCGCTTTCAGTTTGCGTCGGCTCGTGCACTGTGATTCTAACCAATCACAGCGCGGAGGCGGGACTTGCTGTAGGGAACCTGCCTCATGTTCTAATCATTCAGACACATTTTCAtgcttttaaatctttaaacataTCCCTTTGTGCAACTgaatcagaaaataaataaatacaaagtaaaaagaaacagaaattaaGACTTAATTTACACTATGAAATAtagattatacaaccccgattccaaaaaagttgggacaaagtacaaattgtaaataaaaacggaatgcaataatttacaaatctgaaaaactgatattgtattcacaatagaacatagacaacatatcaaatgtcgaaagtgagacattttgaaatttcatgccaaatattggctcatttgaaatttcatgacagcaacacatctcaaaaaagttgggacaggggcaataagaggctggaaaagttaaaggtacaaaaaaggaacagctggaggaccaaactgcaactcattaggtcaattggcaataggtcattaacatgactgggtataaaaagagcatcttggagtggcagcgactctcagaagtaaagatgggaagaggatcaccaatccccctaattctgcgccgacaaatagtggagcaatatcagaaaggagttcgacagtgtaaaattgcaaagagtttgaacatatcatctacagtgcataatatcatcaaaagattcagagaatctggaagaatctctgtgcgtaagggtcaaggccggaaaaccataccgggtgcccgtgatcttcgggcccttagacggcactgcatcacatacaggcatgcttctctattggaaatcacaaaatgggctcaggaatatttccagagaacattatctgtgaacacaattcaccgtgccatccgccgctgccagctaaaactctatagttcaaagaagaagccgtatctaaacacgatccagaagcgcagacgtcttctctgggccaaggctcatttaaaatggactgtggcaaagtggaaaactgttctgtggtcagacgaatcaaaatgtgaagttctttatggaaatcagggacgccgtgtcattcggactaaagaggagaaggacgacccgagttgttatcagcgctcagttcagaagcctgcatctctgatggtatggggttgcattagtgcgtgtggcatgggcagcttacacatctggaaagacaccatcaatgctgaaaggtatatccaggttctagagcaacatatgctcccatccagacgacgtctctttcagggaagaccttgcattttccaacatgacaatgccaaaccacatactgcatcaattacagcatcatggctgcgtagaagaagggtccgggtactgaactggccagcctgcagtccagatctttcacccatagaaaacatttggcgcatcataaaacggaagatacgacaaaaaagacctaagacagttgagcaactagaatcctacattagacaagaatgggttaacattcctatccctaaacttgagcaacttgtctcctcagtccccagacgtttacagactgttgtaaagagaaaaggggatgtctcacagtgggaaacatggccttgtcccaacttttttgagatgtgttgttgtcatgaaatttaaaaatcacctaatttttctctttaaatgatacattttctcagtttaaacatttatctatgttctattctgaataaaatatggaattttgaaacttccacatcattgcattccgtttttatttacaatttgtactttgtcccaacttttttggaatcggggttgcataataaaaaaagcaaaaataTAGAGCTatataataaattatttaaaataaagattaaaaatattttcatttatcAGAGATGCACAAACACTTTTTTATTTTGCCTAAATATGTTTAATTGAAAAGTTATTGAACTGTCCATCATGCACGAAGGGAAAATCgtagaaaaaaataaacatcagGAGTGACCCGCCTGATGTTAAACAGTTCTTCTCTGGCGTAAGTGATTGGGTTTGAATTGATGGACATAAAgagaataaacaaaaacaaacaaaatgctcCAGAGTGCAGTGCTGAGGCTGGCATCTGGAACATCATTTCACTGACAGGTGATCAGATAAAAAAGGTGCAGAGTTGATGAAAGTGTGGGATTTGAATTTGGAGTTTGTTGCTGTCAGTAACCGTGAAGGAGgcaatcatttgtctgaaaatcaAAACTTAACCCATTATAAAGTCAGCAGAAACATCAGGCATGGCCAAAAATCAAACATTTGAACCAAACAtcgtttttagggccaaaaaggtccaTATATGCTCCCAAGCAGTAAATAAAGGAGACAAAAAAAGTATCGTAGaaggtcctgccccagtgacaagccatattATCCCTCTGAAagatacaataatgtactttattttctgtgtGTGAACACCAAAAGACCCAGAAGACCACTGTGGTGTCCAACAGAAGAATTTATTCTCTTGTGGAGAAAAACCTCTTCACAACAGtcaaccaaatgaagaacaatctCCAGGAGGTAAGCGTATCTGTATCAGTCAATAACCAAGAGAACATTTCACCAGAATGTTCTCCACCAGTAAACTGCAAAAACAGGAAACTCAGCAGGAGAGTCTGAGAAAAAAAATTCTGTATACTTCTGGAACATCTTCTGGACTGTGAGCTGAAGATCAACATGATGTAGAATGATGGGAAGACAAGAGTATAGAGAAGGAAAGGAACTGCTCATGATCTGAAGCGTACTGCCTCGCCTCACCTCAGGGCGAGAGTGTTTGGCTGACAGCAGAACCGGTTCTCTCGTATTTATTAACGATGTGACGGCTGAAAGCAGCGGCATGAATTACGAAGTCTTCAGGGTGGTGAAGATATCTGTTCATATTCTGATAAATACTTCAGCAGTCCATGGCCAGAACACCATCATGCAGCTGGACAATGATCCGAACATGCAGCAGAAACATCAAGACTTCTTTTTTTAAGTAAAGAAGTGGAATGTTCTGCAGAGGCTGAGTCGATCACCTGAGCTGAATCCAAACGAGCTGCATTTCACTTACTGAAGAAAAGCGAGCAGGAAGTGAAGACAGGTGCAGTAAGACCAGGCAGAGCTTCACCAGTGAAGAGACCCAGTCTCTGCTGACgtccatgggttccagacttcagccAATCAGTGACTAAAGGATTTACAACTGAATATTAACAATTTAATTTATGGTGAATATTGTGGACAGGACTGTAAATATTTAGACATTTGTTGATGCcgtgaaattttttttattaaataaaggACACACCAAATATATAGTGCATTTTTAAAACAGTAATTTATTGCTAATGATTAATTTGGACACATGACTTGGCTcatcaatacttttttttttaattggacacACGTTGACAATCACGTCAGCTCTGTTAATGGCTCTTACAATGATTAGATGTGAAATAACAGTGTAATACCTGACTGTACGTCGCTCTTTTAGTCATAAAATTACATTgagatttgtaaaaaaaaaaaaaaaacccatcatccAGGTACTTTATAGTGGCTTCCAGTTCCTCTCGTCAGTGCAAAGTCACGCATAAACAGAATGTGAAAGGTGCTGCAGAGCCGCAGGTGCAGTTCCTCACGGTTCGTTTCTGTCTCTCGGTTCTCAGcagcatttttttcctctcttcctcCGGTCACGGTCGCGCTGAGCGTTGATGTGAACtgtgtccttctctctctcccgctctttCTCCGCGCGACTCTGACTCCGTTTCTTCGCCTGCAGCACCATGTAGGTAAACGCCATGAacatctgtctcacacacacacacacacacacacacacacacacacacagtgagtacCTCCTTCCTAATTTTTTATCCACATCGTACAGAGCTGTGTGAAAGCAGAACAATCAAACAATCTGCGTACGAACGATGGAAAATTATTTTATCTGACTGACCACCGGCTTCTCATTTGCATAAAGTTCAAACCAGCTCAACTGTCtcactgctcgctctctctctcccttacaACTCATTAGAAATGAGCGGGAAATAGTCACGTGACGAGCATGCGTGGACACGTGGCCTCAATCACATATTACACACGATTACAAATAcaacactgaaatatcaaacattattattatttaagagTGATCAAGTTTGGATgagagggattttttttcttaaaataaattcatGACTGACTCAGGAATAATTCTATTTAACCTGcaaactgaataataataataataatacattgaataaaaacattttgaaaaaaatcaaTTCTAAAAATACAATTCATAAAATTTAATCAGATTCAAACGATTTTCacctgaaattaataaaaaaattaattgataAGTGCCTTCAACATGGAAAAAgaagagaaacatttaattttaaactAAAAATGGAACAACTTCAATACTATACTAAATAAAGGTATTtctaaagaaataaaattaaagtgAATCCTAAAGACAAactaaaatttaaattaaagctgaaaagaaACACATTTACAAACATCCCAggtcaatatttaaaaaaaaaagaaaaaaactgctCAGACGTTTTAACAAAAgagcagtctcttttttttttttctttgaattttACAACTGGACGATGTATTCTTTatcgatttttttaaaatgatgtaCAAACAGAATCAACAACCTCTTCCACATTGATATTTTCTTTCGCGCTGGTCTCGAACACTCGCACTCCTACAGTCTCTCCAAACCTCTGAGCGTCCTGAGTGTCCACCTGCTTCTTAGACGGATCATCGTTCTTATTCCcaactgggggggaaaaaacaaaaataattaagagTGAAATCAGAGGCCGTTCATTCGGACAGTGCGGGACAGCAGCGAGACGATGTGAAGGCAGGCAGGTCTGAGATACGTCATCATCTCAATTATACCTTCACTACAGTTACTAATGCCACcaatcattaatattcataaccAGACACCCAACCTGATTAATATTCATGAAGTGACCTATCCATTGTCCTAAACATGGCTGCTGCTCAAGATCGGTTTCTGTGCACTGACTGATCCCATCACCGAACGGCATGCAAATCTCTCCCCCTCATGTGACGCGGGCAAAGTCTGCGATTGTGGAGGTCACGTTAGAATCGAAGTGAGAACGAGAACGCCGTCCGTCTAAACACTCACCTAATATTTTACACACGTTATCACAGTTCTGCGAGATTTCATTCAGCCACCGCTTCACGTTCACAAACGACTCGGGATTCGTAACATCATACACGATAATGACCCCATGCGTGTTTCTGTAATACCTACAGAGAGAGACAGCATGAGAGTGCGACAGACAGGGGATAAACAGAAAGcacgagacaggcagagagagagagcatgagagagagagagcaagcaaacAGGATATTTGATTGAGGATTAGTCAGTGTACTGTGACCTTTACATGTGCACTCAGTTTTGGGTGTGGTTTTGTGGGTGGAGCTTACGTTGAGGTGATAGTTCTGAACCTCTCCTGTCCCGCTGTGTCCCAGATCTGGAGTTTCACTCTCTCCCCGTCGATCTCCACCGTCCGGATTTTAAAGTCCACACCTATAGTGGTTATGTAGCTCCCTGCAGGAGACATCAACCACGGCAggtaatcactcactcactcactcactcactcactctctcctccAGTCATTACATTTATACACACTCaccacccactttattaggaacacctgtccaGCTGCTCAGTCACATCACAGAGATCAGACTTTCTTCAGTCTGATGTGAGGACGAACTGGATCTCTTGCTCTGGATGTGAATGATTTTAAACACTGTGCTGCtgccacgtgattggctgattagagaactgtgtgaatgtgcaggtgttcctaatgaagtggatAGTGAGAGTCCACACACGTTAAACCCACCAGAGAAGGAGTTGTCTGCAAATCTCAGTAGTAAACTGCTTTTCCCAACATCTGTAACACAGAGAGAGATGAGATTAGATCAGACGTGGTGTAACGATCAGAGCTCGTCAGCTCACCTCCAGATAAACCAAAAGAAACCTTCCTGTTGTCTTAAAAGTGGAAGTGCGCTCTTTCAATCAGCCAGAGGCTCACTGCCAAATACTCCTCCTCTCATTTATAAAACaaccagacaaacaaacaaaagcctgGGGTTCGAGATCGTGTTCTACCAACGTGGGCAATCTAAACAGGATCTAAAATCAAATCTGAGTGTTTTGAGCGAGAAACTCGAGCTATTAATAAACAATGACTCAAAAACACATTAAACTCAATCTGGCCAAACACAGGCGCTGGTTTCACTTCAGCTTTTCTCAACTTCCTGTGGTGCTGCAGAAACCCGCTCGGTTACGCACTGGGACGTTTTTACAGTAATCgggaggaaaaataaaaaatgtgcaaTGGTGTAATATGACGGGTGTATTCTCTTTAACGCGAGTCCAGACAGACGCAGTGACTGTGACGTGATATCATGATTTAGAATGAAATCTGATTACTGACCGAGTCACGAGAACACAGATTTGTTCCTTTATCACAGGAATGAAATCAGACTAATCAGATTTTGTATATGGAAACATGATGAAACTCTGGAGCTGGAGGATACAATAATTATATCAATATAGTGATAAATTATAACCGATTTCAATGGATAACTTGAGATATTGGGGTATCtttataaatttttttaaattaaaattttatACAGATTTGTTCCCTTTTTcagtgctatttatttatttatttatgaactcCCCCCAAAtcacaattcatttttcattgAAATGAAACACGACTGTATTGCTGGCGGTTTGTTCACAAGCCTCAGTATTGTGATCGATATATCGTGTAACGTAGAAACGTCTAGGTGAATCATGATGTGATCGCTATCATATCGCCCCACCTCTACTCAAACCCTGCTTTACTACCATCCTGAATAATCCCTGTGTGGTGCTCTGTGGGTGTTTACCATGTTCCCCTGATGAAACCATTTAATTAAAAACCATTACTGATTTCTGTTGGTTATTAATGGCGGTATAAAATGTTTCTGGTGGACTGTAGGAACTGAGTTgctcttaaagggatagttcgggatttttgacatgaatctgtatggcatccccatcaatagtgtcgtgcaaacacactgacttacccctgacagcatcctgggagtccagttcttgtccagttttggtccagacgaaagtagtccggcaagtttgttggggtcacgaaagtaaaacgttttttgtctcaaaacagtacgtgttcaaaagagtgatatatttgcatcacaaaaccgttgccaaataaaaagtcagacctcgaaatcgcttggcactattttctctcccttcttatcactgcgcgctgccggcttcatccagctgcggctccagcttcaaggataagctggagccgcataagtaggagtcccggcgggtggtttgtattcgattagtttatatcccgaccttgtcagctgtcacatttatgttcatggacccggtaagctggtaaataatatttattttttttttctttaccaaattctaacagaaaacgagagcgcccggaagggaaaaccgagccgagccgcctcacggctgtaatgcaaattgctttcctcctcagtatacaagtgcgcttccatgtcagggaaaaagaaactaccactgctgcctatgtagtgccctatttatacaaataggagtcattcaggattcagccatgtttttgctccgtgtcatggctgaatcctgaatgactcctatttgtataaatagggcactacataggcagcagtggtagtttctttttccctgacatggaagcgcacttgtatactgaggaggaaagcaatttgcattacagccgtgaggcggctcggctcggttttcccttccgggcgctctcgttttctgttagaatttggtaaagaaaaaaataaataaatattatttaccagcttaccgggtccatgaacataaatgtgacagctgacaaggtcgggatataaactaatcgaatacaaaccacccgccgggactcctacttatgcggctccagcttatccttgaagctggagccgcagctggatgaagccggcagcgcgcagtgataagaagggagagaaaatagtgccaagcgatttcgaggtctgactttttatttggcaacggttctgtgatgcaaatatatcactcttttgaacacatactgttttgagacgaaaaacgttttactttcgtgaccccaacaaacttgccggactactttcgtctggaccaaaactggacaagaactggactcacaggatactgtcaggggtaagtcagtgtgtttgcacgacactattgatggggatgccatacagattcatgtcaaaaatcccgaactatccctttaaagctgtactgcctttcagatttttcaagtgtaggtaataagaattttcccaacaccaaattatttttgtttagtgactgaaagctactgaatttgagtcacagacttccaattttattcattttttaaaacagaacaattaatgaatttatctccacgtgactaaattctctgctattttttcctgcttccccatgacccaattcaagatactacgtcatgcatcacgtggtggtctttccccgttcacacaaggcattgtggaatacaaatttgaaacaggagagaaaaatggagggcatgagtgtgcgaatgaaacgtgaaagagcgactacagtaatggaaagaaagcgagaagaaaagacgttatgttctatacgaaggaaaggaaacgcaggaccaaactaataaatatgggcgctcagcgagcacctcggtgtgatcagctgttcgtttagcgacagaatgatggaactgtcagtgcacgctcaaagggaaacctgtagatggcagtaatgcaacactgtggatgccagctgctgtaaaacccaaaagaagaagaaggtaaacctgcgcatgcgcacacggacttcctctgtctgcttgactgcgccaagcgagcgattccatgcacattatttgctttaatcccctcaaattaaataacttcccagccacagaatggcctgatattttgtgagatattacagaaataaacagatatcacaatcaccacatttcagacggaactaaatttcaccgattttatgaaattgaaaggccgtacaGCCTTAAAGAATCCTAATGGGCATTTAATAGTCGAATAAAAATCTTCCTTCAGGAAAACCACCACCATTAGCATTGCTATCATCAGTCTTACTCTGGAGTAATGGTGCTTGTGGGCGTGGCCTTTGCAGCAGGGCTTTGTTCCTTTTCAAAGCTCCCATGATAAACAGCTAACTTCTAAAGCTAACGAGTTAAACACATCACTCAGTGTTCTGAGCTTTGTTTTATTTCGTAATGTCACTATACACACTTAACGACGGGATAAGATAAAACCCTGAGTTCTTCCTACAGGTAGGAACTAAAGTAACGTTGGAACAGAGCAGAGTCAGATCGGTCCGAGGAATCCTTTGTTTGGATTGGTCTCTTCTTTAAAATCTGTCATATTTAACTTGCATAGAATTTCAATCATCCCTGAAAACCCGCTACTCTGTGTCAGAGACGTGTGTAGAATCCGAACACTCGTGTCACTTTATCGCTCGCTTGTGTGACATAAATGTTTTacagagaatttaaaaaaaaaaagtaataaaaccaCTGACTGGAGTCTCCGATGATGAGCAGTTTGAAGAGATGATTGTAGTCCTTTCCCGCCATCCTGCTGAATGATAAACGTCTCAGAGTTAAACGAGTTTCCGGCTTTACTCCGTTTCACGTCTGAAGTTTAATCCAGTCATTAA
This genomic interval from Neoarius graeffei isolate fNeoGra1 chromosome 20, fNeoGra1.pri, whole genome shotgun sequence contains the following:
- the si:dkey-16l2.16 gene encoding ras-related protein Rab-35, with amino-acid sequence MAGKDYNHLFKLLIIGDSNVGKSSLLLRFADNSFSGSYITTIGVDFKIRTVEIDGERVKLQIWDTAGQERFRTITSTYYRNTHGVIIVYDVTNPESFVNVKRWLNEISQNCDNVCKILVGNKNDDPSKKQVDTQDAQRFGETVGVRVFETSAKENINVEEMFMAFTYMVLQAKKRSQSRAEKEREREKDTVHINAQRDRDRRKRGKKCC